A genome region from Bradyrhizobium sp. WSM1417 includes the following:
- a CDS encoding branched-chain amino acid aminotransferase, whose protein sequence is MAEIKKPIAYSPSWTFFEGKWHDGNVPIMGPRTHAAWLGSVVFDGARAFEGVAPDLDRHVARANQSAINFGLKPVVDTGTWMTLANEGIARFAPKTELYVRPMYWARNGSGGGVLFDPETTDWCLCIYEAPMPKPVGNAITLSPFRRPTAECAPVEAKAACLYPNNSRALAEAASRGFQNALMLDMLGNVAEFGNSNVFMAKEGVVYTPVPNGTFLNGITRQRVISLLRADGATVVEKTLHYADFLAADEIFSTGNFAKVAPVIRIDDRELKPGPLYIRARELYWDFAHAVKLAA, encoded by the coding sequence ATGGCCGAGATCAAAAAGCCCATCGCATATTCGCCGAGCTGGACCTTCTTCGAGGGCAAATGGCATGACGGAAATGTGCCGATCATGGGTCCGCGCACGCATGCGGCCTGGCTCGGCTCGGTGGTGTTCGACGGCGCGCGGGCGTTCGAAGGCGTCGCGCCCGATCTCGACCGCCACGTCGCCCGCGCCAATCAGTCCGCGATCAACTTTGGGCTGAAGCCGGTGGTCGATACCGGAACCTGGATGACACTCGCAAACGAGGGCATCGCGCGCTTTGCGCCGAAGACCGAGCTCTATGTCCGTCCGATGTACTGGGCGCGGAACGGCTCGGGCGGCGGCGTGCTGTTCGATCCCGAGACCACCGATTGGTGCCTGTGCATCTACGAGGCGCCGATGCCGAAACCCGTCGGCAACGCGATCACGCTGTCGCCGTTCCGCAGGCCCACCGCCGAATGCGCCCCGGTCGAGGCCAAGGCCGCCTGTCTCTATCCGAACAATTCGCGCGCGCTTGCCGAAGCCGCCTCGCGCGGCTTCCAGAACGCGCTGATGCTAGACATGCTCGGCAACGTCGCGGAGTTCGGCAATTCCAACGTGTTCATGGCCAAGGAGGGCGTGGTCTACACGCCGGTGCCGAACGGCACCTTCCTCAACGGCATCACCCGCCAGCGCGTCATCAGCCTGCTTCGTGCCGACGGCGCCACCGTGGTCGAGAAGACGCTGCATTACGCCGACTTCCTCGCGGCCGACGAGATCTTTTCTACGGGCAATTTCGCGAAAGTCGCGCCGGTGATCCGCATCGACGATCGCGAGCTGAAGCCGGGCCCGCTCTACATTCGGGCGCGCGAGCTCTATTGGGACTTTGCCCATGCGGTGAAGCTGGCGGCTTGA
- a CDS encoding trans-aconitate 2-methyltransferase, with protein sequence MSDRSTHWDNVYAIKGEAEVSWFQNSPATSLAMIRAANPGSEAAILDVGGGASRLVDALLLEGYRDVAVLDLSAKALDASKKRIGAAASTVDWIVADATTWHPAKTYDLWHDRAAFHFLTDSRDRTAYIERLRSAVAPGGHVIIATFALDGPETCSGLPVQRHDSASLAAELGPSFELVETRNEAHHTPWNSTQAFQFSRFKRRS encoded by the coding sequence ATGTCCGACCGAAGCACCCATTGGGACAATGTCTACGCCATCAAGGGCGAAGCCGAGGTCAGCTGGTTTCAGAACAGTCCGGCGACTTCGCTCGCGATGATCAGAGCGGCCAATCCAGGCAGCGAGGCTGCCATCCTCGACGTCGGCGGCGGCGCATCGCGGTTGGTCGATGCTCTCCTGCTGGAGGGATATCGCGACGTCGCTGTACTGGATCTCTCTGCCAAAGCGCTTGACGCTTCCAAGAAGCGAATCGGCGCAGCCGCTTCAACCGTCGACTGGATCGTTGCCGACGCCACGACATGGCACCCGGCAAAGACATACGACCTATGGCACGATCGGGCGGCGTTTCACTTCCTGACCGATTCCCGCGACAGGACCGCATACATCGAGCGGCTGCGGTCGGCGGTTGCGCCCGGCGGCCACGTCATCATTGCGACGTTTGCGCTCGACGGTCCCGAGACGTGCAGCGGCCTGCCGGTGCAGCGTCATGACAGCGCAAGCCTTGCGGCGGAGCTCGGGCCGAGCTTCGAGCTGGTCGAAACGCGCAACGAGGCACACCACACGCCGTGGAATTCGACGCAGGCGTTTCAGTTCAGCCGGTTCAAGCGACGCAGCTAG
- the phaR gene encoding polyhydroxyalkanoate synthesis repressor PhaR, which produces MAKSDQPTTIKKYANRRLYNTGTSTYVTLEDLASMVKDGEDFLVYDAKTGDDITRSVLAQIIFEQENKAGQNLLPTTFLRQLIRFYGDSMQMVVPKYLEQAIASLTQEQEKFRKQIATSLSGTPFAPLEEQVRRNMELFQQTFSMFKPFAPGAARPAGSAEPAPEPTAEAPKDSNIDDLRQQMKDMQERLERMSKKDE; this is translated from the coding sequence ATGGCGAAATCAGACCAACCCACCACCATCAAGAAATACGCGAACCGCCGGCTCTATAACACCGGGACGAGCACCTACGTGACGCTGGAAGACCTCGCCTCCATGGTCAAGGACGGCGAAGATTTCCTGGTCTACGACGCCAAGACCGGCGACGACATCACCCGCTCCGTGCTTGCCCAGATCATCTTCGAGCAGGAGAACAAGGCCGGCCAGAATCTGCTCCCGACCACCTTCCTGCGCCAGCTGATCCGCTTCTACGGCGACAGCATGCAGATGGTGGTGCCGAAATATCTGGAGCAGGCCATCGCGTCGCTGACGCAGGAGCAGGAGAAGTTCCGCAAGCAGATCGCCACCTCGCTGTCCGGAACCCCGTTTGCGCCGCTGGAGGAACAGGTCCGCCGCAACATGGAGCTGTTCCAGCAGACCTTCTCGATGTTTAAGCCTTTCGCGCCCGGCGCGGCCCGCCCCGCGGGCTCCGCGGAGCCGGCGCCCGAGCCGACCGCCGAAGCCCCGAAGGACAGCAACATCGACGATCTGCGCCAGCAGATGAAGGACATGCAGGAACGCCTCGAGCGGATGTCGAAGAAGGACGAGTAG
- a CDS encoding acetyl-CoA C-acetyltransferase — translation MSDDVVIVSAARTPVGSFNGAFATLPAHDLGAIAIKAALERGGIEPGRVSEVIMGQILTAAQGQNPARQASINAGIPVESPAWGVNQLCGSGLRTVALGYQALLNGDSEIVVAGGQESMSMAPHAQYLRGGVKMGAVEFIDTMIKDGLWDAFNGYHMGNTAENVARQWQITRAQQDEFAVASQQKAEAAQKAGRFNDEIVPVTIKGRKGDVVVSADEYPRHGATVDAMAKLRPAFEKDGTVTAGSASGINDGAAVVVLMTAKQAAKEGKKPLARIVSWAQAGVDPKIMGSGPIPASRAALKKAGWNVGDLDLIEANEAFAAQACAVNKDLGWDTSKVNVNGGAIAIGHPVGASGARVLVTLLHEMQKRDSKKGLATLCIGGGMGIAMCVARD, via the coding sequence ATGTCAGACGATGTCGTCATCGTCAGCGCCGCCCGCACCCCGGTCGGAAGCTTCAACGGAGCGTTCGCAACCCTTCCCGCCCATGATCTCGGGGCCATCGCCATCAAGGCCGCGCTGGAGCGCGGCGGCATCGAGCCCGGCCGGGTCTCCGAAGTCATCATGGGCCAGATCCTGACCGCCGCCCAAGGCCAGAACCCGGCCCGTCAGGCCTCGATCAATGCCGGCATTCCGGTCGAGAGCCCGGCCTGGGGCGTCAACCAGCTCTGCGGCTCGGGCCTGCGCACCGTTGCGCTCGGCTATCAGGCACTGCTCAACGGCGATTCCGAGATCGTGGTCGCCGGCGGCCAGGAATCCATGAGCATGGCTCCGCACGCCCAGTATCTGCGTGGCGGCGTCAAGATGGGTGCAGTCGAATTCATCGACACCATGATCAAGGACGGTCTGTGGGACGCCTTCAACGGCTATCACATGGGCAACACCGCCGAGAACGTCGCGCGGCAGTGGCAGATCACTCGCGCCCAGCAGGACGAGTTCGCGGTCGCCTCGCAGCAGAAGGCCGAAGCCGCGCAGAAGGCCGGTAGATTCAACGACGAAATCGTTCCCGTCACCATCAAGGGACGCAAGGGCGATGTCGTCGTCAGCGCCGACGAATATCCGCGCCATGGCGCAACGGTCGACGCGATGGCGAAGCTCCGTCCGGCCTTCGAGAAGGACGGCACGGTCACCGCGGGCTCTGCGTCGGGTATCAATGACGGCGCCGCCGTCGTGGTGCTGATGACCGCCAAGCAGGCCGCCAAGGAAGGCAAGAAGCCGCTCGCGCGCATCGTGTCCTGGGCGCAGGCGGGCGTCGATCCGAAGATCATGGGCTCGGGCCCGATCCCGGCCTCGCGTGCCGCGCTGAAGAAGGCCGGCTGGAACGTCGGCGATCTCGACCTGATCGAGGCCAACGAAGCCTTCGCGGCGCAGGCTTGTGCCGTCAACAAGGATCTCGGCTGGGATACTTCGAAGGTCAACGTCAACGGCGGCGCGATCGCGATCGGCCATCCGGTCGGTGCCTCCGGCGCGCGCGTGCTGGTGACGCTGCTGCACGAGATGCAGAAGCGGGATTCGAAGAAGGGCCTCGCCACGCTGTGCATCGGCGGCGGCATGGGTATCGCGATGTGTGTGGCGCGCGACTGA
- the phbB gene encoding acetoacetyl-CoA reductase, with product MARVALVTGGTRGIGAAISKALKAAGYKVAASYAGNDAAAEKFKAETGIAVYKWDVSSFDACAEGVKKVEAEVGPIDVLVNNAGITRDTAFHKMTLEQWNAVINTNLGSLFNMTRPVIEGMRARKFGRIISISSINGQKGQFGQVNYSAAKAGDIGFTKALALENAKGGITVNAICPGYINTEMVQAVPKDVLEKNVIPQIPVNRLGEPEEIARAVVFLAADEAGFITGSTLTINGGQYQA from the coding sequence ATGGCACGTGTTGCATTGGTGACGGGTGGTACGCGGGGCATCGGAGCTGCGATCAGCAAGGCGCTGAAGGCGGCCGGCTACAAGGTTGCGGCGAGCTATGCCGGCAACGATGCGGCGGCGGAGAAGTTCAAGGCCGAGACCGGCATCGCGGTCTACAAATGGGACGTCAGCAGTTTCGATGCTTGCGCCGAGGGCGTGAAGAAGGTCGAGGCCGAGGTCGGACCGATCGACGTCCTCGTCAACAATGCCGGCATCACCCGCGACACCGCCTTCCACAAGATGACGCTCGAGCAGTGGAACGCCGTCATCAATACCAACCTCGGTTCGCTGTTCAACATGACGCGTCCAGTCATTGAAGGCATGCGTGCGCGCAAGTTCGGCCGCATCATTTCGATCTCGTCGATCAACGGCCAGAAGGGACAGTTCGGCCAGGTCAACTATTCCGCGGCGAAGGCCGGTGACATCGGCTTCACCAAGGCACTCGCGCTCGAGAACGCCAAGGGCGGCATCACCGTCAACGCGATCTGTCCCGGCTACATCAACACCGAAATGGTGCAGGCCGTGCCGAAGGACGTCCTGGAAAAGAACGTGATCCCGCAGATCCCGGTCAACCGGCTCGGCGAACCGGAAGAGATCGCGCGCGCGGTCGTGTTCCTGGCGGCCGACGAGGCCGGCTTCATCACCGGCTCGACGCTGACCATCAATGGCGGCCAATACCAGGCCTGA
- a CDS encoding DMT family transporter, with translation MTPRTATLIGLTAILMWSLLSVMTVATGRIPAFQLAAMTFAIGGLVGLLTWIGRGEAAKSLRQPLAVWTVGVGGLFGYHALYFLALRFAPPAEAGLLNYLWPLLIVLFSSFLPGERLAVHHVVGAVLGLVGTVLLFAGNTSGFTQGQLPGLAAAFIAAFVWATYSVLSRRLKAVPTDAVAGFCLATAVLAALMHSLLETTVWPDTTLQWLSVIALGIGPVGAAFYAWDIGMKRGDIRVLGAASYATPLLSTGFLIAAGFANASANITIAAILIAGGGLIAAKDMVLRKR, from the coding sequence ATGACTCCCCGCACCGCAACGCTGATCGGATTGACCGCGATCCTGATGTGGTCGCTGCTGTCGGTGATGACGGTGGCGACCGGAAGGATCCCGGCTTTCCAGCTGGCTGCGATGACGTTCGCAATCGGCGGTCTCGTCGGCCTGCTCACCTGGATCGGCCGCGGCGAGGCGGCGAAAAGTCTGCGTCAGCCGCTTGCCGTGTGGACCGTGGGTGTCGGCGGACTGTTCGGCTATCACGCGCTGTATTTCCTCGCGCTGCGCTTTGCGCCGCCGGCTGAAGCCGGCCTGCTGAATTATCTGTGGCCGCTCCTGATCGTGCTGTTCTCGTCGTTCCTGCCGGGCGAGCGGCTTGCCGTGCATCACGTCGTCGGCGCCGTGCTCGGCCTCGTCGGCACCGTGCTGCTGTTCGCCGGGAACACCTCCGGCTTCACGCAGGGGCAATTGCCGGGATTGGCCGCAGCCTTCATCGCAGCGTTCGTGTGGGCGACCTATTCGGTGTTGTCGCGGCGATTGAAGGCGGTGCCGACCGATGCGGTCGCGGGATTCTGCCTCGCTACCGCGGTGCTCGCCGCGCTGATGCATAGCCTGCTTGAAACCACGGTATGGCCGGACACGACCTTGCAATGGCTGTCCGTGATCGCGCTCGGCATCGGTCCGGTGGGTGCTGCGTTCTACGCCTGGGACATCGGCATGAAGCGCGGCGACATCCGCGTGCTCGGCGCCGCGTCCTACGCGACGCCGCTACTCTCGACCGGCTTCCTCATCGCCGCCGGATTCGCCAATGCCAGCGCCAACATCACCATCGCGGCGATCCTGATCGCCGGCGGCGGCCTGATCGCCGCGAAGGACATGGTGCTGCGGAAGCGGTAG
- a CDS encoding cupin domain-containing protein: protein MPTAAEIIARLELRPHPEGGHYRETFRDQTTDTNGRARSTLIYFLLARGERSHWHRIDAVESWHYYAGSPLTLRIAHDGCSQHEVRLGSDLLNGERPQAIVPADAWQTAETTGEWTLVGCTVAPAFEFAKFELAPKGWEP from the coding sequence ATGCCGACCGCAGCCGAGATCATCGCGCGCCTTGAACTCCGACCGCATCCCGAAGGCGGGCACTATCGCGAGACGTTTCGCGATCAGACCACCGACACCAACGGCCGCGCGCGCTCGACCCTGATCTACTTCCTGCTGGCGCGCGGCGAGCGTTCGCACTGGCACCGCATCGATGCTGTCGAGAGCTGGCACTATTACGCCGGCAGCCCGCTCACGCTGCGCATCGCCCATGACGGCTGCTCTCAGCACGAGGTGCGGCTCGGCTCGGACCTGTTGAACGGCGAGCGGCCACAGGCGATCGTGCCGGCGGATGCCTGGCAGACGGCAGAGACCACCGGCGAGTGGACCCTGGTCGGCTGCACCGTGGCGCCAGCATTCGAGTTCGCCAAGTTCGAGCTCGCGCCGAAGGGCTGGGAGCCCTAA
- the gloB gene encoding hydroxyacylglutathione hydrolase produces MAAEIRTFTCLNDNFGYLIHDVETKATASIDAPEAGPIVRALEREGWQLTDILITHHHGDHVGGVAELKQKYNCRVVAPHDKTTKIADVDLRVANAEIVKVGSLLGRVLETPGHTLDHISYVFDTEKALFAADTLFSIGCGRVFEGTYPMMWDSLLKLRALPDDFKLYCGHEYTASNVKFALTVDPDNAALQARAAEVARLRAENKPTIPSLLGDEKRTNVFLRADEPSIAARLHMKGADATAVFGELRERKNKS; encoded by the coding sequence ATGGCCGCCGAAATTCGTACTTTCACCTGTTTAAACGACAATTTCGGTTATCTGATCCACGATGTGGAAACCAAGGCGACGGCGTCGATCGACGCGCCGGAGGCCGGCCCCATCGTGAGGGCGCTCGAGCGCGAGGGCTGGCAGCTCACCGACATCCTGATCACCCATCATCATGGCGATCATGTCGGCGGGGTCGCCGAACTCAAGCAGAAATACAATTGCCGCGTCGTCGCGCCGCATGACAAGACCACCAAAATCGCGGACGTCGACCTGCGTGTCGCCAATGCCGAAATCGTCAAGGTCGGCAGCTTGTTGGGGCGCGTGCTGGAGACGCCCGGCCACACGCTCGACCACATCTCCTACGTGTTCGACACCGAGAAAGCGCTGTTCGCCGCCGACACGCTATTCTCGATCGGCTGCGGCCGCGTGTTCGAGGGCACCTATCCGATGATGTGGGATTCGCTTCTGAAGCTGCGTGCCCTGCCCGACGACTTCAAGCTCTATTGCGGCCATGAATACACGGCGTCCAACGTCAAGTTCGCGCTGACCGTCGACCCCGACAATGCGGCGCTGCAGGCGCGCGCGGCCGAGGTGGCGAGGCTGCGGGCCGAGAACAAGCCGACCATTCCCTCGCTGCTTGGTGACGAGAAGCGGACAAACGTGTTCCTGCGCGCCGATGAACCGTCGATCGCAGCCAGGCTGCACATGAAGGGCGCGGATGCCACCGCGGTGTTCGGCGAGCTGCGCGAGCGCAAGAACAAGTCTTGA
- a CDS encoding class I SAM-dependent methyltransferase yields MTIDVVDLREFYSRRLGIVARQMINRGIRERWPRVDGQRVLGFGYPTPYLGLFREDAERCIAFMPSAQGVLKWPTGRPALASLVDEFSLPLPDAAVDRILLVHALEMSDDPAALLREAWRVLSPSGRVIAVIPNRRGVWTRTDSTPFGHGRPYSRSQITDLLRQTWFTPTAWGEALFMPPYAGGWVLKSAQMWERAGAALSLPFAGVHIVEATKQVYRAIPAKRERARLIPSLAKPVLVPSSTTATRS; encoded by the coding sequence ATGACCATTGATGTCGTCGACCTCCGCGAGTTCTACTCCCGTCGCCTCGGGATTGTGGCGCGGCAAATGATCAATCGCGGTATTCGGGAGCGCTGGCCGCGCGTCGATGGCCAGAGGGTGCTCGGCTTCGGCTATCCCACGCCGTATCTGGGGTTGTTCCGCGAGGACGCGGAGCGCTGCATCGCCTTCATGCCGTCGGCCCAGGGCGTCCTGAAATGGCCGACGGGACGGCCGGCGCTCGCCTCGCTGGTGGACGAGTTCTCGCTGCCGCTTCCCGACGCCGCGGTGGATCGCATCCTGCTGGTCCACGCACTGGAAATGTCGGACGATCCGGCCGCGCTGCTGCGCGAGGCATGGCGCGTGCTGTCGCCGTCCGGTCGCGTAATTGCGGTGATCCCGAACCGGCGCGGGGTGTGGACCCGCACCGACAGCACGCCGTTCGGTCACGGCCGGCCCTATTCGCGCTCGCAGATCACCGACCTGTTGCGCCAGACCTGGTTCACCCCGACCGCCTGGGGCGAGGCGCTGTTCATGCCGCCCTATGCCGGCGGCTGGGTGCTGAAATCCGCGCAGATGTGGGAGCGCGCCGGCGCGGCGCTGTCGCTGCCTTTTGCCGGCGTGCACATCGTCGAGGCGACCAAGCAAGTCTACCGCGCGATCCCCGCCAAGCGCGAACGGGCGCGGCTGATTCCCTCACTGGCGAAGCCGGTGCTGGTACCGTCCTCGACGACCGCGACGCGCAGCTAA
- a CDS encoding DUF4167 domain-containing protein, translating into MRNGQNKQRMRNRNNNNNNNNNRRGQNPMTRVYESNGPDIKIRGTASHIAEKYLQLARDARSSGDPVAAENYYQHAEHYFRLIATAQEQFRQNQQPRGDEPISNSSDDGEDDGENFSNFGQEPGFVPQPPPPPFTRDRDGPRDHQPRDHQPRDNHYQRDNQQPREHRERDHRPQPQYQPQPQPLPLNQPQPVVADAVSVDRLPSFITGPQPQVSGGAPGQAGFEGGGGGERFPRRRRRPNGPRPEREAAPAASSDEVAPGE; encoded by the coding sequence ATGAGAAACGGTCAGAACAAGCAGCGGATGCGCAACCGCAATAATAACAATAACAACAATAATAACCGGCGCGGCCAGAACCCGATGACCCGGGTTTACGAGTCCAACGGACCCGACATCAAGATCCGCGGCACGGCTTCGCATATTGCTGAAAAATATCTCCAGCTCGCGCGCGACGCGCGCTCCTCCGGAGACCCTGTTGCGGCCGAGAACTACTACCAGCATGCCGAGCATTATTTTCGCCTGATCGCGACGGCTCAGGAACAGTTCCGGCAGAACCAGCAGCCACGCGGCGACGAGCCCATCAGCAACAGCAGCGACGACGGCGAGGACGACGGCGAGAATTTCTCGAACTTCGGCCAGGAGCCGGGTTTTGTCCCACAGCCGCCACCACCGCCGTTCACCCGCGACCGCGACGGCCCGCGCGATCATCAGCCGCGTGATCATCAGCCGCGCGACAACCACTATCAGCGCGACAACCAGCAGCCGCGCGAGCATCGCGAACGCGACCATCGTCCGCAGCCGCAATATCAGCCCCAGCCCCAACCGCTCCCGCTGAACCAGCCCCAGCCCGTCGTCGCCGACGCCGTCAGCGTCGATCGCCTGCCCTCTTTCATCACCGGTCCGCAGCCGCAGGTGAGCGGTGGCGCACCCGGCCAGGCCGGCTTCGAAGGTGGTGGTGGTGGCGAGCGCTTTCCGCGGCGGCGGCGCCGCCCGAATGGCCCGCGCCCCGAGCGCGAAGCCGCTCCGGCCGCCTCGAGCGACGAAGTGGCCCCCGGCGAGTAA
- the prmC gene encoding peptide chain release factor N(5)-glutamine methyltransferase, which produces MVPLATDFDPGHNIESARRALAARLQSAGIEQPALDARLLVGAALRLDLTGMVTQAARQLAPEEAARLEAYAQRRLAHEPVARILGSREFWGLPFQLSEATLVPRPDTETVVELALEIFRGLTGSGQRPRIADIGTGSGAILLAFLHEIPGAFGVGTDLSLTALRTARDNAAALGLADRASFVACSYATALRGPFDLIVSNPPYIPSAEIPKLDIEVREHDPHLALDGGNDGYDAYRALIPQAAERLAPGGALIVEAGQGQARNIETLMIAAALVVDRPPKADLAGIPRAVSARKMPS; this is translated from the coding sequence ATGGTTCCATTGGCGACAGATTTCGATCCCGGACATAACATCGAGAGTGCGCGGCGCGCGCTTGCAGCAAGGCTGCAATCGGCCGGCATCGAGCAGCCCGCTCTCGATGCGCGCCTGCTCGTCGGGGCTGCGCTGAGGCTTGATTTGACCGGCATGGTGACGCAGGCGGCCCGGCAACTCGCACCCGAAGAGGCTGCGCGGCTGGAAGCATATGCGCAGCGCCGGCTCGCGCATGAGCCGGTCGCCCGCATTCTGGGCTCTCGGGAATTCTGGGGCCTGCCGTTTCAGCTATCCGAGGCGACCCTGGTGCCGCGTCCCGATACCGAGACAGTGGTCGAGCTCGCGCTCGAAATCTTTCGTGGGCTCACGGGATCGGGACAGCGCCCGCGCATCGCCGATATCGGTACCGGCTCCGGCGCCATCCTGCTCGCATTCCTGCACGAAATTCCCGGCGCCTTCGGCGTCGGCACCGATCTCAGTCTGACCGCGCTCAGGACCGCGAGAGACAACGCCGCGGCTCTGGGCCTCGCCGACCGCGCCAGCTTCGTCGCCTGCTCCTACGCAACGGCGCTCCGCGGCCCGTTCGACCTCATCGTGTCGAACCCGCCCTACATCCCGTCGGCCGAAATTCCGAAACTCGACATCGAGGTACGCGAGCATGATCCGCATCTGGCGCTCGACGGCGGCAATGACGGTTACGACGCCTATCGCGCCCTGATCCCGCAGGCGGCTGAACGTCTCGCCCCCGGCGGAGCACTGATCGTCGAGGCCGGACAGGGCCAGGCCCGAAATATTGAAACCTTGATGATTGCTGCCGCGTTGGTCGTGGACAGGCCGCCCAAGGCCGATCTGGCGGGCATCCCGCGGGCGGTTTCGGCCCGGAAAATGCCCTCATAA
- a CDS encoding HIT family protein, translating into MTPYDDQNVFAKILRGEIPCFEVFRDDRSLAFLDIMPRSPGHTLVVPRAPARGILDIADDDLAAVARTAKRIAIAAMKAFDAEGIILQQFSEPASGQVVFHLHMHVMPVRAGIELLPAQTRKEDMTVLAAHARRMIAAL; encoded by the coding sequence ATGACGCCCTACGACGATCAGAACGTCTTCGCAAAGATCCTGCGTGGCGAGATCCCCTGCTTCGAGGTTTTCAGGGACGACCGTAGTCTCGCCTTCCTCGATATCATGCCGCGCTCGCCCGGGCACACGCTGGTCGTTCCCCGGGCGCCGGCGCGCGGCATCCTCGACATCGCGGATGACGACCTCGCCGCGGTCGCCCGAACCGCCAAGCGGATCGCGATTGCCGCGATGAAGGCGTTCGACGCCGAGGGCATCATCCTTCAGCAGTTCAGCGAGCCGGCCAGCGGCCAGGTGGTCTTTCACCTGCACATGCACGTCATGCCGGTCAGGGCCGGAATCGAGCTGCTGCCGGCGCAGACGCGCAAGGAGGACATGACGGTGCTCGCCGCTCACGCCAGGCGAATGATCGCCGCTCTCTAG
- a CDS encoding ABC transporter ATP-binding protein yields MSLIEVNGLNSYYGDSHILFDVAMHVARHEVVALLGRNGAGKSTTLKSLMGVVTPRSGSVKFDGIDIAGRKSHRIAQAGMQLVHEERRIFGSLSVEENIVLAGITAPKRWPLDRIYEMFPRLKERRNNRGTELSGGEQQMLAIARALVRDPKIVLLDEPFEGLAPVIVHDLVKACRELAAAGQTIVLVEQNLAATLALATRIYIINNGHIVHEGPARELKAQPELLQRYLGV; encoded by the coding sequence ATGAGCCTGATCGAGGTCAACGGCCTGAACAGCTATTACGGGGACTCCCACATCCTGTTCGACGTCGCCATGCACGTCGCGCGTCACGAAGTGGTGGCGCTGCTCGGCCGCAACGGCGCCGGCAAGAGCACGACCCTGAAGAGCCTGATGGGCGTCGTGACGCCGCGTAGCGGCAGCGTGAAGTTCGACGGCATTGATATCGCCGGGCGAAAGAGCCACAGAATCGCCCAGGCCGGCATGCAGCTCGTGCACGAGGAGCGCCGCATTTTCGGCAGCCTGTCGGTGGAGGAAAACATCGTCCTCGCCGGCATCACCGCACCGAAACGCTGGCCGCTCGATCGGATCTACGAAATGTTTCCGCGGCTGAAGGAGCGGCGCAACAACCGCGGCACCGAGCTCTCCGGCGGCGAGCAGCAGATGCTCGCGATCGCACGGGCGTTGGTGCGCGACCCCAAGATCGTGCTGCTGGACGAGCCGTTCGAGGGGCTCGCGCCCGTCATCGTTCACGATCTCGTCAAGGCCTGCCGCGAGCTCGCCGCCGCCGGCCAGACCATCGTGCTGGTCGAGCAGAATTTGGCGGCGACGCTGGCGCTGGCGACGCGGATCTACATCATCAACAACGGACACATCGTGCACGAGGGGCCGGCGCGGGAGCTCAAGGCCCAGCCGGAGCTGCTCCAGCGCTATCTCGGCGTCTAG